Proteins found in one Puntigrus tetrazona isolate hp1 unplaced genomic scaffold, ASM1883169v1 S000000148, whole genome shotgun sequence genomic segment:
- the LOC122332813 gene encoding LOW QUALITY PROTEIN: interferon-induced very large GTPase 1-like (The sequence of the model RefSeq protein was modified relative to this genomic sequence to represent the inferred CDS: inserted 4 bases in 2 codons; deleted 4 bases in 2 codons) has product MASGSVSDLRIVLLGKNPTENSRVGNFILGRALFKSEEPPSDAKLHIKKERGKLEDRDITVINASLLQINLTCSVIAHGVKECVKLSAPGPHVIILVLQQNNFSKNDRKRVNYVLKEFSEEALKHTIVLTNEEEINDNRIYQLIKVCGGGNLQXEQKSGWHLEILERVEKILKKEGVEFLICDLYEEAEGTSEDEEQSSSGGSVTKEEGDFEDDETISKSNKEKKEVDLQRNTLDSVEASDEVRIVLLGKTGVGKSATGNTILGREAFKEDVSQDSVTKECRRETAEIGRRQITVIDTPGLFDTKLSKEEIQREITECISMTLPGPHVFLLLIPFGRFTQEEENSVKIIQETFGEKSLMYTMVLFTRGDELKQKSIEEYLGKPGSALMKLIEQCGNRYHVFSNKKAEDCTPVSELLQKISDMVTANGGSYYTCKIFRQMEREKQEAQIKMAMNKVEELKREKEELLTKHEEEKERMKKIMEEERLYYEAERKRRDEDFKKHQNTWDESYQRLKEEQNEIKREKEKVKKDKECLESEIEKMKKIMEDERQNHDADRKRREEELRKNEEQYKTDMKREQDKWEKKIQEEKRRTEEFEKRREKKEQMSNESYQILKKERDEIKTEKDQLQKKHEVEIKEMKLLLQLQKQNELMRLNSTDYEEDRGKDMENMKLCCSKMHSSLQKDETNQIQKVGPKTSEQLEELYDRLDLTKRRQDKMKTADILEITRSSFQYQEPQEERKLVNVFLQKLLNMNYRARYTVIKHRKKAGEEGRGNYNINIHPMDVQMAVFHCSDGFLKQLMVTKLSQCQYALPLLVPDPFTHQIEFPLWTFRQISKSWKMKNSNKEIISQTQPIYKAETPMVSFFRFGSVSSSKSQLMNSLISEKHNTFFHRNCTGSSRTRLLMDGVVEIAWYCPSGKKTDTFDDCVAFCNLHGDAADNEKQYEILTSMASVNVLFLPDIGQKNHYKGLVRSLFKSPQPLICLLTDNHCDKTELGHGKYMVGLLNKNQSDVSEQLRETVRESLSEQKKSFKLEDVAKHTGIRVDEDDPACQRGKESANQIIGILRGKDPSTVKETILPCQGKLWHDWCEINKDLHHLGGENLEEDKSTKLKNMKETREKQVEKGLSDFVKKFIETMKSLRDDEKNYFIRWMMNLLNVFSAERLCELHREYNNWSKVLKLKNTADKPDQLQTIQTNLENISAQINHTFGLEHILREFGQIYESRSSLKKISLQFDFCSLPSLAAEMMVSGFPMELMDGDAAHVPLTWVTAVLDEIVKKLGDQKLFVLSVLGIQSSGKSTMLNAMFGLQFAVSAGRCTRGAFMQLVRVSEEMKTELKFDYILVVDTEGLRAPELAGTSTTHRDNEMATFVVGLGNMTLINIFGENTTEMQDVLQIVVQAFLRMKKVKLNPSCMFVHQNVSDIIAGEKNMEGRRRMQEKLDNMTELAAKEEDCDAERFSNVIKFDVENDVNYFAHLWEGSPPMAPLNPNYCENILELKQTILRHASKSDGIMLTHLKDRIQDLWEALLNEQFVFSFKNSLEIATYKKLETEYSKWTWSLRSAMLEIENEFYNRIENEAIHDIEETDLQTELKAKSEEVKKTMFEFFEKDRCAGVLNQWKASFEIKIKDVQENIVKETKRKLSGVLQKRHLKKKMDAERTGHENNLFEKSKELALRFRDHAYDENVMKTQFDSLWKEQIATIIRDTPLVKDIDIIRDVKKLLGETFKSLSSGHIKESSQYKDMSCLPSYSEYAKLKIFCGFTGTLKNMYKVAKEKVGFALSKEDEVQIRALITDIAEHTDKMIQSFNIAKMGYSISYIQQLTDYINTRLKQHEDGQKLNYVFKKEFFVDLVLCICHKSNKMVSDQYRRFREDNDPVLYFERKNKEYYRIFQKYCQGASSTAIFGEFVCNKLKEPIQKNVYKKTARDLADEMRANCESLNGNRSKLEKHILRTLAEQQDFSEYMTYINSPKEHFKNFXGEVSQYICESFEDSVRPKMENSLKLLEQQIIEAAHESAKHVKKINGDADSWLEHFTQQLSNVLIFSKSDLTGVNQDDVNVSFLEDVIKAILPSIMSDIRSQFSTETFPDMLYSKDRPDEILIDHFCDCCWVQCPFCAALCTNTIDGHTTDHSVPFHRNNGLNGWFYRGTANLSINICTSAVASDRSFNSSGERVPWREYRKGGPEFASWSITPDLSELPYWKWFVCRFQTDLENHYKKTYKGQGKIPDEWRKYSQEQAIESLNKYI; this is encoded by the exons tgaGTGATTTGAGGATTGTTCTGCTGGGGAAGAATCCAACAGAAAACAGCCGAGTGGGAAACTTCATCTTAGGAAGAGCACTGTTTAAAAGTGAAGAACCACCATCAGATGCAAAACTGCACATTAAGAAGGAAAGAGGAAAACTGGAGGACAGAGACATCACAGTCATCAATGCTTCTTTGCTACAAATAAATCTGACATGCTCTGTCATCGCACATGGAGTGAAGGAGTGTGTGAAACTGTCTGCTCCTGGACCTCATGTGATCATACTTGTGCTGCAGCAGAACAACTTCAGCAAGAATGACAGAAAGAGAGTGAATTACGTGCTGAAAGAATTCAGTGAGGAGGCTCTTAAACACACTATAGTGTTGACTAATGAGGAAGAGATAAACGATAACCGTATTTATCAGCTAATAAAAGTGTGTGGAGGTGGAAACCTTCA TGAACAAAAGTCAGGATGGCATTTAGAGATACTTGAAAGAGTAGAGAAGATACTCAAGAAAGAAGGGGTTGAATTTCTTATTTGTGACTTGTATGAGGAAGCAGAAGGAACATCAGAGGATGAAGAGCAAAGCAGTTCAGGAGGATCAGTCACAAAAGAAGAGGGAGACTTCGAAGATGATGAAACAATCAGCAAGagcaacaaagagaaaaaggaagttGATCTCCAAAGGAATACCTTGG ATTCAGTAGAGGCTTCAGATGAAGTGAGGATTGTCCTGCTGGGAAAAACTGGAGTTGGGAAGAGTGCCACAGGTAACACCATCTTAGGAAGAGAAGCTTTTAAAGAAGACGTGAGTCAGGATTCAGTTACTAAAGAGTGTCGGAGAGAAACGGCTGAAATCGGCAGAAGACAAATTACCGTAATTGATACTCCAGGACTGTTTGATACTAAACTCAGTAAAGAAGAGATCCAGAGAGAAATCACTGAGTGCATCTCCATGACTCTGCCAGGACCACATGTGTTTCTGTTACTGATACCTTTTGGACGATTCACTCAGGAGGAGGAGAACTCTGTGAAGATCATTCAAGAGACTTTTGGTGAAAAATCATTAATGTACACCATGGTGCTCTTCACCAGAGGAGATGAACTGAAGCAGAAGAGCATTGAAGAGTATCTGGGAAAACCTGGATCTGCTTTGATGAAGCTCATTGAACAGTGTGGAAACAGATACCATGTGTTCAGTAATAAGAAGGCTGAAGACTGTACACCGGTGTCTGAATTACTACAGAAGATCAGTGACATGGTGACAGCAAACGGAGGGAGTTACTACACATGTAAGATCttcagacagatggagagagaaaaacaagaagcaCAAATAAAGATGGCAATGAACAAAGTGGAGGaactgaagagagagaaagaagaactCCTGACCAAAcatgaagaagagaaagagagaatgaagaAGATTATGGAGGAAGAAAGATTGTATTATGAagcagagaggaagagaagagatGAAGATTTTAAGAAACATCAAAATACGTGGGATGAATCTTATCAGAGACtaaaagaagaacaaaatgaaattaaaagagagaaggagaaagtaaaaaaagataaagaatgTCTTGAATCAGAAATAGAAAAGATGAAGAAGATCATGGAGGATGAAAGGCAGAATCACGatgcagacagaaagagaagagaagaggaatTAAGAAAGAATGAAGAACAATACAAAACAGACATGAAAAGGGAACAAGATAAATGGGAGAAAAAGATACAAGAAGAAAAACGGAGAACAGAAGAATTTGAGAAAAGGAGGgagaaaaaagaacaaatgtcGAATGAAAGTTACCAGATtcttaaaaaagagagagatgaaatcaaaacagaaaaagatcAGCTTCAGAAAAAACATGAAGTAGAAATAAAAGAGATGAAGCTATTACTACAActacagaaacaaaatgaaCTAATGAGACTAAATTCAACAGACTATGaagaagacagaggaaaagACATGGAGAACATGAAATTGTGTTGCTCAAAAATGCATTCTTCACTACAG AAAGATGAAACTAATCAAATCCAAAAGGTTGGACCAAAAACCAGTGAACAGCTTGAAGAACTCTATGATAGACTTGATCTGACAAAAAGGCGACaagataaaatgaaaacagctgaCATTCTGGAAATCACCAGATCATCATTTCAGTATCAGGAACCACAGGAAGAACGTAAACTTGTTAAcgtatttttacaaaaactgcTAAATATGAACTACAGGGCAagatatactgtaataaaacacagaaagaagGCAGGCGAAGAAGGCAGAGGAAACTACAACATTAATATTCACCCCATGGATGTCCAGATGGCTGTGTTTCATTGTTCTGATGGTTTCCTGAAGCAGCTGATGGTGACTAAACTCTCACAGTGTCAGTATGCTCTGCCTCTGCTGGTTCCGGATCCATTTACACATCAGATTGAGTTTCCTCTCTGGACTTTTAGACAAATCAGTAAGAGCTGGAAGATGAAGAACAGCAACAAAGAGATCATCAGTCAAACCCAGCCGATCTACAAGGCTGAGACTCCAATGGTGTCTTTCTTCAGGTTTGGCTCAGTGTCTTCATCTAAGTCTCAGCTGATGAACAGCCTCATCAGTGAGAAACACAACACGTTCTTCCACAGAAACTGCACAGGTAGCAGCAGAACCAGATTACTGATGGACGGAGTGGTGGAGATCGCCTGGTACTGTCCTTCTGGGAAAAAGACAGACACATTTGATGACTGTGTGGCGTTCTGTAATCTTCATGGTGATGCAGCAGACAATGAGAAACAATATGAGATTCTGACCAGTATGGCTTCAGTAAACGTCCTCTTCTTACCAGATATTGGGCAGAAGAACCACTACAAAGGTTTGGTGAGATCTCTCTTCAAATCTCCTCAGCCTCTCATTTGTCTGCTCACTGACAATCACTGTGATAAAACTGAACTGGGGCATGGAAAATACATGGTTGGCCTTTTGAACAAAAACCAATCTGATGTATCTGAACAACTAAGAGAAACTGTTAGAGAGAGTTTGTCTGAGCAAAAAAAGAGCTTCAAGCTTGAAGATGTGGCCAAACACACAGGAATCAGAGTAGATGAGGATGATCCAGCGTGTCAGAGAGGAAAAGAGTCAGCAAATCAGATTATAGGTATATTGAGAGGAAAAGATCCTTCAACAGTGAAGGAAACAATCCTGCCCTGTCAGGGAAAACTGTGGCACGACTGGTGTGAAATTAACAAAGACCTGCACCATCTAGGAGGAGAAAATCTAGAGGAAGATAAAAGCACTAAATTGAAGAACATGAAagaaacaagagaaaaacaagTGGAAAAAGGATTGAGTGACTTTGTGAAGAAATTTATTGAAACTATGAAATCACTGAGAGACgatgaaaaaaactatttcatcaGATGGATGATGAaccttttgaatgttttctctGCAGAAAGGCTCTGTGAACTTCATAGGGAATATAACAACTGGAGTAAAGtcttaaaattgaaaaacacaGCAGATAAACCAGATCAACTGCAGACTATACAAACAAACCTGGAAAATATATCAGCGCAAATTAATCATACATTTGGACTGGAGCACATCCTGAGAGAGTTTGGTCAGATCTATGAATCAAGGTCATCTCTGAAGAAGATCAGTCTACAGTTTGACTTCTGTTCTCTCCCGAGTCTTGCAGCAGAGATGATGGTCTCTGGTTTTCCGATGGAGCTGATGGATGGAGATGCTGCTCATGTTCCTCTCACCTGGGTCACTGCTGTTCTAGATGAAATTGTTAAGAAACTGGGAGATCAGAAACTCTTTGTGCTGTCAGTTTTGGGGATTCAGAGCTCTGGAAAATCCACCATGTTGAATGCCATGTTTGGACTGCAGTTTGCGGTCAGTGCTGGAAGATGCACCAGAGGAGCCTTCATGCAGCTGGTCAGAGTCTCAGAAGAGATGAAGACCGAGCTGAAGTTTGATTATATTCTGGTTGTTGATACAGAGGGACTTCGTGCACCAGAATTAGCTGGAACTTCAACAACACATCGTGACAATGAGATGGCCACATTTGTTGTTGGTCTTGGAAACATGACACTGATTAATATATTTGGAGAAAACACAACTGAGATGCAGGATGTTCTTCAGATTGTTGTCCAGGCCTTCCTGAGGATGAAGAAGGTCAAATTGAATCCCAGCTGTATGTTTGTGCATCAGAATGTCTCGGATATTATAGCTGGAGAGAAAAACATGGAGGGAAGGAGACGCATGCAGGAGAAACTGGACAACATGACAGAACTTGCCGCTAAAGAGGAAGACTGTGATGCAGAACGATTCAGTAATGTGATTAAGTTTGATGTTGAGAATGATGTGAATTATTTTGCTCATCTCTGGGAGGGCAGCCCACCCATGGCTCCACTAAACCCAAACTACTGCGAAAATATTCTTGAACTGAAGCAAACTATTCTAAGACATGCTTCAAAATCAGACGGCATAATGCTGACACATCTGAAAGATCGTATTCAAGATCTCTGGGAGGCTTTACTCAATGAACAATTTGTGTTCAGCTTCAAAAATTCCTTGGAAATCGCAACATACAAGAAACTAGAGACCGAATACAGCAAGTGGACCTGGAGCCTTCGGAGTGCCATGCTCGAAATCGAAAACGAATTTTACAACAGAATAGAAAATGAAGCAATTCATGATATTGAGGAAACTGATCTTCAAACAGAACTAAAAGCGAAAAGCGAAGAAGTGAAAAAGACCATGTTTGAATTCTTTGAGAAAGACAGATGTGCAGGTGTGCTGAATCAGTGGAAAGCTTCATTTGAGATAAAAATTAAAGACGTCCAAGAAAACATTGTGAAGGAAACTAAGAGGAAATTAAGTGGGGTTCTTCAAAAGCGCCATCTGAAGAAAAAGATGGATGCTGAAAGGACAGGGCATGAAAACAATCTCTTTGAAAAGAGCAAAGAACTTGCTTTAAGATTTAGAGACCATGCATATGATGAAAATGTCATGAAAACACAGTTTGACTCCCTTTGGAAAGAACAGATAGCTACAATAATCAGAGACACTCCTTTAGTCAAAGACATTGACATAATAAGAGATGTAAAGAAACTTCTTGGTGAGACCTTTAAAAGTCTCTCTTCAGGTCATATAAAAGAGAGCAGTCAGTACAAAGATATGTCCTGTTTGCCAAGCTATTCAGAATATGCTAAATTAAAGATATTCTGTGGATTTACAGGAACTTTGAAAAATATGTACAAAGTAGCTAAAGAGAAGGTTGGATTTGCTTTATCTAAAGAGGATGAAGTCCAGATAAGAGCCTTAATCACAGACATTGCTGAGCACACAGATAAAATGATTCAGTCATTTAACATTGCAAAGATGGGCTACAGCATTAGTTACATTCAACAACTTACAGATTACATCAACACAAGATTAAAACAGCATGAAGATGGGCAAAAACTGAATTATGTGTTCAAGAAAGAATTCTTTGTGGATCTGGTACTTTGCATATGccataaatcaaacaaaatggTCTCTGATCAATACAGAAGGTTCAGGGAAGACAATGATCCCGTTCTCTATTTTGagaggaaaaataaagagtACTACAGAATTTTTCAGAAATACTGTCAAGGAGCATCCTCAACTGCAATCTTTGGGGaatttgtttgtaataaactTAAAGAGCCGATTCAAAAAAATGTCTACAAAAAAACTGCCAGAGATTTAGCAGATGAAATGAGGGCAAACTGTGAATCACTGAATGGGAACCGATCAAAACTGGAGAAACACATCCTGAGGACACTGGCAGAACAACAGGACTTCAGCGAGTACATGACATACATCAACAGCCCCAAGGAACATTTTAAGAATTT AGGTGAAGTCAGTCAGTACATCTGTGAAAGTTTTGAAGATAGTGTTCGTCCCAAGATGGAAAACAGCCTTAAACTCCTGGAGCAACAGATCATAGAAGCAGCACATGAATCTGCCAAACACGTTAAAAAGATCAATGGAGATGCTGATTCGTGGTTGGAACATTTCACACAACAGCTCTCTAATGTGCTGATATTCTCAAAAAGTGACCTCACTGGAGTGAATCAGGATGATGTTAATGTCAGTTTCCTAGAAGATGTGATAAAAGCAATACTTCCTTCTATAATGTCTGAC ATACGCAGTCAATTCAGCACAGAAACCTTTCCAGATATGCTGTACTCCAAAGACAGACCAGATGAGATTCTGATCGATCACTTTTGTGATTGTTGTTGGGTTCAGTGTCCTTTCTGTGCTGCCCTCTGCACAAACACAATAGATGGCCATACCACAGATCACAGTGTGCCTTTCCATCGTAATAACGGACTGAATGGGTGGTTTTACAGAGGAACAGCAAACCTATCTATCAACATCTGCACATCTGCAGTAGCCAGTGATCGATCTTTT AACAGCTCTGGTGAACGAGTTCCCTGGAGGGAATACAGAAAAGGAGGGCCTGAATTTGCTTCATGGAGCATCACCCCAGATCTCTCTGAGCTGCCGTACTGGAAGTGGTTTGTCTGCAGA